A genomic window from Thunnus thynnus chromosome 12, fThuThy2.1, whole genome shotgun sequence includes:
- the LOC137194277 gene encoding homeodomain-interacting protein kinase 1-like, giving the protein MKVTSPISFQLSERLLTTMSSMTCNKNPFELPETYEFMKVLGQGGFGVVLKCLKKDTKDIVAVKIPRHDHDHNATDIKEFCMLKKLMHHNLDKYNIVKFYDWFEVRNGKALVFESLDISLGKYIRYHHPLCLSKIRVIIQQLATAFDALKRIRVIHTDVKLDNIMVVNRWTNPLRVKLIDFGLATPATQTWTGMRLQTVYYRAPEIILGLPCSEAIDMWSLGSVVAAMILGCILFPAKDEYEAMQFMTELLGQPADDLLRKGRKTHCFFNKTDTDGWRLMTPEEYWGKFHQPRIDHRKYKYPSLDYLKQIRQEDSCDEAVDWEKCTELLKAMLKINEAERITPSEVLTHPFIAQGCNNSRNEAPEAAAAQPSQTQTQTQTESESEVPVEKTTVDERTRGALSPTSTQLPLSQESAISEVLASASEHPVCDPPAPALTDEATNIHPDHHSRSPKISRTVIIMVRPATAENTVALESEESDTSSQSGMSESSLEVSDSDMSWTSEDSTTSDDSGTTEEEDKKMTKKKKKNCFRRFFSWMKKNFCCCWTSVEEDD; this is encoded by the exons ATGAAAGTAACTTCTCCAATTTCTTTTCAGCTTTCTGAGAGACTATTGACGACAATGTCATCCATGACCTGTAATAAGAACCCCTTCGAACTCCCCGAAACATATGAATTCATGAAGGTTTTGGGACAAGGCGGCTTTGGAGTGGTGCTGAAATGTCTgaagaaagacacaaaagacaTTGTGGCTGTAAAGATCCCAAGACACGACCACGACCACAACGCTACTGACATAAAGGAG TTTTGTATGCTGAAGAAGTTGATGCACCACAACTTGGACAAATACAATATTGTCAAGTTTTATGATTGGTTTGAGGTGAGGAATGGAAAGGCCCTGGTCTTCGAGTCATTGGACATCAGCTTAGGCAAATACATTCGCTATCATCACCCATTATGTCTGAGTAAAATCAGAGTCATCATCCAACAG TTGGCCACAGCATTCGACGCACTCAAGAGAATCAGAGTGATCCATACTGATGTCAAACTAGACAATATAATGGTGGTGAATCGCTGGACTAATCCCCTCAGAGTCAAGTTGATAGACTTCGGTTTGGCCACGCCCGCAACTCAAACCTGGACGGGCATGAGATTGCAGACAGTTTACTACAG GGCTCCGGAAATCATTTTGGGCCTTCCATGTTCGGAGGCCATTGATATGTGGTCACTGGGAAGTGTGGTGGCTGCCATGATCCTCGGCTGTATACTGTTCCCTGCAAAAGATGAATATGAAGCA ATGCAATTCATGACTGAACTCCTGGGTCAGCCAGCGGACGATCTACTGAGGAAGGGAAGgaaaacacactgttttttcAACAAGACTGACACCGACGGCTGGAGGCTGATG ACACCTGAAGAGTACTGGGGGAAATTTCATCAGCCTCGCATTGACCACAGGAAGTACAAATATCCCTCTCTGGATTACTTGAAACAG ATTCGTCAAGAGGATAGCTGTGATGAAGCTGTGGATTGGGAGAAATGTACTGAGCTTCTGAAGGCAATGCTCAAAATAAATGAGGCTGAGAGGATTACCCCCAGTGAAGTCCTCACTCATCCTTTCATTGCACAAGGCTGCAACAACTCTCG CAATGAAGCTCCAGAGGCAGCAGCTGCTCAACCCAGCCAGACCCAGACCCAGACCCAGACCGAGTCCGAGTCCGAAGTGCCAGTAGAGAAGACCACGGTAGATGAGAG GACACGTGGAGCCCTCAGTCCAACTTCCACACAGCTGCCGTTAAGTCAGGAGAGCGCAATCAG TGAGGTGCTAGCTTCAGCCAGTGAGCACCCTGTTTGTGACCCTCCTGCCCCTGCTCTGACGGATGAAGCCACCAACATCCACCCAGACCACCACAGTCGCTCTCCAAAAATTTCACGGACGGTTATAATTATGGTTCGTCCTGCCACAGCCGAGAACACCGTGGCACTGGAAAGTGAGGAGAGTGACACCAG ttcGCAGTCTGGGATGTCAGAGTCTTCGCTGGAAGTCAGTGACAGTGACATGTCTTGGACATCTGAGGACTCCACCACATCTG ATGACTCCGGgaccacagaggaggaggacaagaagatgacgaagaagaagaagaagaactgctTCCGGCGCTTCTTCTCTTGGATGAAGAAGAatttttgctgctgctggaccAGTGTCGAAGAGGACGATTAA